CCGCGTGCGCGGTGACACCGTGGAGATCATTCCCATGTATGAAGAGCAGGCCATCCGGGTTGAGTTCTTCGGTGACGAGATTGAAAATATCTACACGCTCCACCCTTTGACGGGGGAGATCATCCGTGAAGAAAACGAAATGTACGTCTTCCCGGCGTCGCACTATGTTGCCGGACCAGAGCGAATGTCCCGTGCGGTGAAACAAATTGAGGACGAGCTCGCAGCCCGGACCACGGAACTTGAAAGCCAAAACAAGCTCCTCGAGGCCCAGCGCCTACGCATGCGCACCACCTATGACCTGGAAATGATGGAGCAGATGGGCTTCTGCAACGGCATTGAAAATTACTCCAGGCACATTGACGGCCGCGACAAAGGCAGCGCCCCACACTGTCTCATTGACTACTTCCCGGACGATTTCCTGTTGGTCATTGACGAATCCCATGTGACAGTTCCGCAGATTGGCGCCATGTATGAGGGTGATATGTCCCGCAAGCGCACCCTTGTTGACCACGGCTTCCGCCTGCCCTCAGCCATGGATAACAGGCCCCTTAAATGGGATGAGTTCTTGGAGCGCATCGGCCAAACTGTTTACCTTTCGGCAACCCCCGGCAAGTACGAGCTTGGCGTCTCAGATGGCTACGTCCAGCAGATCATCCGCCCCACAGGCCTGATCGATCCCGAGATCATCGTTAAGCCTTCACAAGACCAGATCAATGATCTGCTCGGCGAGATTCGCAAACGCACGGCCAAGAATGAGCGCGTTCTCGTGACCACGCTGACCAAGCGCATGTCCGAGGACCTGACCGACTATCTTCTCGGCAACGGAATTAAAGTCCAGTACCTGCACTCCGACGTGGACACCCTGCGTCGCGTGGAATTGCTGCGCGAACTGCGCATGGGCGTCTTCGATGTCCTCGTGGGCATTAACCTGCTCCGTGAAGGCTTGGACCTGCCGGAAGTTTCCCTGGTCAGCATCCTCGACGCCGACAAGGAAGGCTTCCTGCGCTCCTCCACATCGCTGATTCAGACCATTGGCCGTGCCGCTCGAAACGTCTCGGGCGAGGTGCACATGTATGCGGATCGCATCACGGCATCCATGGCGTTCGCGATCGATGAGACCAATCGACGCCGGGAAATCCAGGTCAGCTATAACAAGAAGCACGGGATTGACCCGCAGCCGCTCCGCAAAAAGATTGCCGACATTACCGACCAATTGGCCCGTGAAGATGCCGACACCGCAGCCCTCCTGGAAGAAGCCCGCTTGAAGCGCGAAGGTGGCGGGAAAGCCGGCAAGAAGAAGGCATCCGGCGGCGCCACCTCCCGCCCAGCTGCCGAACTCATCGCGCTCATCGAAGAG
The Arthrobacter alpinus genome window above contains:
- the uvrB gene encoding excinuclease ABC subunit UvrB, with the translated sequence MSLAQEINRVVAPFEVISEFKPAGDQPAAIKELTERINNGEKDVVLLGATGTGKSATTAWLIEQVQRPTLVLVQNKTLAAQLANEFRELLPNNAVEYFVSYYDYYQPEAYVPQSDTFIEKDSSVNEEVERLRHSATNALLTRRDVIVVATVSCIYGLGTPEEYVAGMVTLTRGDQMNRDDLLRKFVSMQYTRNDIDFHRGTFRVRGDTVEIIPMYEEQAIRVEFFGDEIENIYTLHPLTGEIIREENEMYVFPASHYVAGPERMSRAVKQIEDELAARTTELESQNKLLEAQRLRMRTTYDLEMMEQMGFCNGIENYSRHIDGRDKGSAPHCLIDYFPDDFLLVIDESHVTVPQIGAMYEGDMSRKRTLVDHGFRLPSAMDNRPLKWDEFLERIGQTVYLSATPGKYELGVSDGYVQQIIRPTGLIDPEIIVKPSQDQINDLLGEIRKRTAKNERVLVTTLTKRMSEDLTDYLLGNGIKVQYLHSDVDTLRRVELLRELRMGVFDVLVGINLLREGLDLPEVSLVSILDADKEGFLRSSTSLIQTIGRAARNVSGEVHMYADRITASMAFAIDETNRRREIQVSYNKKHGIDPQPLRKKIADITDQLAREDADTAALLEEARLKREGGGKAGKKKASGGATSRPAAELIALIEELTAQMHGAAADLHFELAARLRDEVGDLKKELRQMREAGHA